A part of Ursus arctos isolate Adak ecotype North America chromosome X, UrsArc2.0, whole genome shotgun sequence genomic DNA contains:
- the TCEAL6 gene encoding transcription elongation factor A protein-like 6, which produces MENLYNENEGKLEIEGRPEDEVEPEDEEKSDEEEKLEMEGKPGYEGKLQSKGQPDDEGQLEDEGKQEKQGKSENEGKPHSEGKPESLAKPEGEPRAAEKRPAEDYVPRKAKRKTDRGTDDSPKDYQENLQERHLGSEEMMRECGDMSRAQEELRKKQKMGGFHWMQRDVPDPFAPRGQRGVRGMRGGGRGQRGLHDIPYL; this is translated from the coding sequence ATGGAAAATCTCTACAACGAAAATGAAGGCAAGCTGGAAATCGAGGGAAGGCCAGAAGATGAAGTAGAGcctgaagatgaagaaaaatcagaTGAGGAAGAAAAGCTGGAAATGGAGGGGAAGCCAGGGTATGAGGGAAAGCTCCAGAGTAAGGGGCAGCCAGATGATGAGGGACAACTGGAAGATGAGGGAAAGCAAGAAAAGCAGGGCAAGTCTGAAAATGAGGGAAAACCACACAGTGAGGGCAAGCCAGAATCCCTGGCAAAGCCGGAGGGTGAGCCACGGGCTGCCGAAAAGCGTCCGGCTGAAGATTACGTGCCgaggaaagcaaaaagaaaaacggACAGGGGGACAGATGATTCCCCCAAGGACTATCAGGAGAACTTACAGGAAAGGCACTTGGGCAGTGAGGAGATGATGAGAGAATGTGGAGATATGTCAAGGGCTCAGGAAGAgctaaggaaaaaacagaaaatgggtGGTTTTCACTGGATGCAAAGAGATGTACCGGATCCGTTTGCCCCAAGGGGGCAGCGGGGTGTCAGAGGAATGAGGGGCGGAGGTAGGGGCCAAAGGGGTTTACATGATATCCCATATCTTTAA